The Silene latifolia isolate original U9 population chromosome 4, ASM4854445v1, whole genome shotgun sequence region TTGTATTTCAGTATTGGATTTTGGGTATTTTGGCTTTGTAATCGACTAAACATTTATGTACTTTAATTAAGTGTTCTTTTATGGTCGATTTGATATACTttatctcgggtaaccgagatggtagcacttccatttgctaaggtaggccttggtaaggcactttggtagatgAGAGTGTTACAAGTTTAGATAGTTTCAGTCTAAAAAAACAAGGTCtaaattgttaaaaaaaaaaaatgatgattcGTACCCGATTGATTAAAAAAGTGAAGTATAAGTAAtttttcacaaaatctcattgaagacggcacgtatccgtcactttggagtgacggataccatttcctctcacaaatgacccaaatagaggagagagggaagcacatgagggtgcccccaccttgtcccccatattcgttttgtgagtgacattacccgtcacttgctccgacccgtcttcagcaagactaactggtAATTTTTATGCCAAATTTTGattgattttcattaatttaaACATATTCCTGATTCCTAATTCTCCATTTATTAAAAGTATGTATCAGTAAGTTCTATTGATTTTTTTATTCATATTGTGGTAAAAATGTCACAAACGTGTAACGCCAATTTATCGTATAAGAATTactaatttatttacttttaccaaTTTGGCAATTACCATCATAACCCCGCTAGAACATGTCTTCGGCTTAGGGCtgataatgagacgagacagctcgtgAACAGCTTGAGCTTGAGCTTGGCTCGAAAACTCAACAAGCAAAGTCGAGCTAATGTTGGCTTAGCTCAAAAAGCCTGTGAGCGGATAGGGTTAGGAGACATGTTAGCATGATACGGTTAGCATATTTTGGTAGCTGGTTTAACTATCAATTTAAATGAACAGATTTAAGTAAAGATGTTTGGTAATTAGTAGATTATATATAAGGGTTATTTCATGAGAATAATCCAATCTATGCCTCTTCTTCTTATATTAATCCAACCTATGTTTTAACCCATATTAATCTTACCTTTACACTCATTTATCTTTCACTTAACTTAGCCTAATTTTTACCTGTTACAACCTGTAAAATTTCCGGTCATATAGCTATGGGCCATATCTTTTTTGCTCTTCTTCACTGAACTAAGGTCATTCATTTTCTTCCTTCAACTTGTCCAAAATTAAAAACAGAACCCAGAAAATCACATTTCTGAAATCTCTCAATCAATCCCTTCAACAACTCAGAAAAACCCCCTAATCAAATaacctaatttacataacataccAAAATCCTTCACCATCATTAATTAATGTAAATAAAAATATGGGGGTTGAGTACTGAGACACAGTTCTAGGGAAACCTTAATTCCCTCAGCTTCTTTTCCCTTGATCAACTCACAACAGGTTGCTTCACTCCCGCCACTCTCCATAAAACATTAACCATTTGCATTGCCTCCTATAAATTGCATCAATCCTTCACCATCATCATCTGGTTCTTCAGTCTTATTGGCATCATCAACCCCTTGATCAATATCACCTGGGTTTGTGCTCTGATCGTGCATCGGAGCCTTTATTGTGGTCGAAATCGATGTAGGTTTAATTTGGGTGTCGTGTGTGGGTTCAGTGTGTGTTGTGGTTAGCCAGGTTTGGAGTTAATTTGAGACACAATAAAGGTCATTTTGCCCCCTCCATCAACAACAAAGATAATTTTATAGAGCCCTAGATCCCCAAATCAATTTGGGGGTAAATATTAATCTGGGATTTAGGGGTTGTATAAGGGAGAAAATAAATGATGTAGAATGAGCAATGACATATAAGAGCACCCAGAATAGAGAGGATGTACCCTCCTCTTAGCACCCTCTCTCCTATAAGAGGAGGTCCTCTCTATTGTGGAGATGTATAGAACATCCTCTTAGCAAGAGGATGTTCTCTACTTCCTCTACTTTTAGAGGAAGTATAGCATTGGCCCTTGTGCCAACTATCTAATAATATTTTTCCATGTGGATTATTTccctttatttttttcttttgtaaaaagtTAAAATGTACATAAATGGGTAGAGGATGGATTAgaggatcctctctattgtggacaAAAATATAGAGAGGAGGATAAACATAGTGGAAATGAAGGTGGATCATAGAGAAGGTGATATGTCAAAAAATGAGAGAGTGAAAGACCAAATAAGAGGATCATACCATCCTCTCTATTGCTCATGCTCTAAGAAAGAAGATGATTGATGAAACAGAAAAGAGCAATGGAGAGATGAAACGATTGTTTGGTGATTGGTAATGAATGAAGGGGATCAAATATTGTTAAAATGGTTATTATTGTTTTCAATGATTTTTTTTAAAGTGTGACCTGACAAACAAGTAGTCGGTTACCTGGTCTATTGTGAGAAAAATGAGTGTATAGGTCAGATTAATATGGGTTAAAACGTAGATTGGATTAATATAATAAGAAGAGGTATAAgttggattattcccatgaaataaccctGTTTTAAATATCGTTTGACATAATTTTTTCGGTGGCTTTACGCTTGACGAATATAGATGATCAGATAACATAAAGAAACTTGGTGATTACGGAAAGTACGCAACAATCAATGTGAAATCCCCGAGAACCGCTCTCAGACATTACGAACGGTGTAGGAGGTATATGTAGTCCGAACGATGTTGTTGAGCGCTTAGTGAGAGATCTATGTGTCGAATATGGTGAAACTCTTACTGATGTTAATCCATCTCTACCTGGAAATGAACATTCACCCGGTAGTTGTGGTTTTAACGCATCATATTTACGTAGAgaatgttcatttccagttaGATCACTGATCTACATTAAACATGTAGATCACTGATATAGAActattagataattacaatagaaatgtaaaaataaaatattcataAAAAAACTTTCATACCGTCCTaaatacccgtgcaattttgcacgggtttaaaactagttaattTATATATTATCTTTCACCTAGTCCCAAGTAAAAACCAAATTTGAGTTGACAAATTCCAGTCCCTTTCACTATTTTCGCGGCCAATTTAAAAAtctaaaaccctaatttattattaaaaaaattcaTAGATCCCTTGGCGTACAAACTACACAATCACATACACATTCAACTTCAACAACCCATACAAAAACCTCAATTCATTTCAACAAATTCAACCATGTGCAACAACACATGATTCGGAAAAGGTAGGGGTACAAATTAGAAAACTCGATAAAACCCTTCATCAATGGCGGCAGCGAAGTTCTTCACGTTCTCATGTTTAAGAAATGAGAGTAATCTGTCACCTAGACCTCATTATCCATCAATGTTAAAATACCCGAAAGGCGTTTCGACGAATGAAGGGAAAAATATTGAAATTCAAGGGTCTGAATGTAAAGCTCTGTTTTCAGTCAATGGTATGACTTGCTCTGCTTGTGCTGGTTCAGTTGAGAAGGCTATCAAGCGTCTTCCGGGCATTCGAGAAGCCGTTGTTGATGTTTTGAATAATAGGGCTCTTGTTTTCTTCTACCCTTCTTTTGTTAATGTGAGTTTATATAATTTTGGTCGAAATTTAAGCTTTTAATGATTTGACTTTCATGGGGTTTGTTATTTGTTAGAATTTAGGGAATTTTCGGgttttttttgttattaattGAGGAATAAAGTTGTGAATTCGGGGTTGTTACTTCAGTTTTTTACctgaattttatttttttaaggaGAATTGATGAATTGTTTTAGTGTTAATCTGGTGATTGAAGTGGTGAAATTTGGTTCAAAGATCCGATCTTTTTGGTTGGATTTTGTTGATTTCAGTTTTCTGTCTATCTTCTGTTAATGTAAGTTTCTCAACTTGTACATAGAACGGAAACGTAAAAAAATGTCTGAGACACCAAAAATGGAAAACATAAAGAATGATCAAGACGGAAGGAGTATGTTTTAAGGGTTAAGATTTGGTGTTTTTGGGGATTAAAGTtgtgaataatttttttttttttttttgacagcaaaaGTTGTGATATTTGGTAGGAGGATGTGTTAGTTTTAGTAAAGTTAGAAATGTTTGGTGTTGGTTGTATGCAATAACTGTTTTCACATATCTTTGATCTAAGTttaatgattttagggttttcACTTTATGATATTGGGGATGCATGAGCATTCTTTTGTTCAACTTTTGCTTGATCGTGTTAAATCTTTTTGATCGCGGAAAATGCACCGTTCATGGTTTGTGTAGGAGGAACAAATCCGGGAGACTATAGAGGATGTTGGGTTTGAGGCTGCTTTGATTGAAGATGATAGTGGTGAAGGTACCACTCAAATATGTAGACTACAAATAAAGAGAATGACCTGCACAACATGTGCTAATTCTGTGGAAGCTAGTCTTTTGGCAGTTAATGGTGTTAAAAAGGCACAGGTCGCCTTGGCGACTGAAGAGGCTGAAATTCAATATGACCCAAAGGTTGTCAGTTATAGTGAAATACTTGAAGCTGTGGAAGATAGCGGGTTTGAAGCTATACTTATAAGTACAGGAGAAGATATAAGCAAGGTTCACCTAAAGGTTGATGGTGTAAGTTCTGATCATTCTTGGAGGACGGTTGAGAGCTCACTTCAAGCGCTTCCGGGGGTACAAACTGTAGACATGGATGAGACATTGAACAAAATTTCTCTTGCCTATAAGCCAGACATGACGGGACCTAGAACCTTTATTGAAGTGATTGAGTCAATGGGGTCTGGGAGTTTCAAGGCAATGATTTATCCTGACGAGCGGGGAAAGGATTCTCACAAACAAGAGCAAATTAAACAGTATTATCAGTCATTCGTCTGGAGTTTGATCTTCACAATCCCGGTTTTTCTGACCTCTATGGTGTTTATGTATATTCCCGGTATCAAGCATGCATTTGACACCAAAGTTGTAAAGATGTTAACAGTTGGAGAGCTATTGAGGTGGATCTTATCGACTCCTGTCCAATTTGTTATAGGTTGGAGATTCTACACAGGGTCATATAAAGCATTGAGGCATGGTTCCGCTAATATGGATGTTCTGATTGCCTTGGGAACAAATGCTGCTTACTTCTATTCAGTGTATACAGTGCTTAGAGCGGCTACCTCTAAGCACTTTGAGGGCACCGATTTCTTTGAGACAAGTGCTATGCTCATTTCCTTTGTTCTCCTAGGGAAATATCTCGAGGTTTTGGCCAAGGGGAAGACATCAGCAGCAATTGCCAAGCTCATGGACTTGGCACCTGAGACGGCAACATTGTTGACCCTTGACCCGAATGGTAATGTCTTGACTGAAAAAGAGATCGACAGCAGACTGATACAAAAGAATGATGTGCTTAAGGTTATTCCTGGTGCGAAAGTGGCATGTGACGGTATTGTGACTTGGGGGCAAAGCTACGTGAATGAAAGCATGATTACCGGAGAGTCTAGGCCAGTGCCAAAGAGGAAAGGTGACGTGGTTATAGGAGGGACAGTGAATCAGAACGGTGTATTACATGTTAAAGCAACAAGAGTTGGATCAGAAAGTGCACTTTCCCAAATTGTACGTTTAGTTGAATCAGCTCAGATGGCTAAAGCACCTGTCCAGAAGCTTGCAGACCGTATTTCTACATTTTTTGTACCTTTGGTCAGTTAAAGTTTGCTTTCCACACCACTGCCTTTTTAATATAGCTTGAAAGCATGCTGAAATACTTGAACTTTGTCGCACTTAAATTGCGCATTGCAGGTTATCTTCCTCTCGGTTTTTACTTGGCTTGCATGGTTTTTAGCTGGAAAGTTTCACAGCTACCCAAAATCATGGATACCGTCATCTATGGATAGCTTTGAACTTGCATTACAATTTGGCATTTCTGTCATGGTCATAGCATGTCCTTGTGCCCTTGGTTTGGCAACGCCCACTGCAGTTATGGTTGGTACCGGAATTGGTGCTTCTCAGGGTATCCTAATCAAAGGTGGCCAAGCTCTAGAAACTGCTCACAAGGTCTgcagtttttttcttttttttccagtTATTTATGCCTGTTGTGCATATTTTGTCAGAGTTACACTGTCTTTGAAGACAGTGTTTGCTTATTCAGTTACGGAGTATAAGATAGcatctaaaatagaaaactaagaTAAAAATTTTGTTATCCATTCTGAAGACGACCGCTTAATTGTTATTTGTTGATGGAAATTTTAGACTCCCCCTCATGTCAGGGACACACACAATACATTGGGTATTGCAGGCATTTGGCAAGTTCAAGTATTGATTTTTTTACAATTTATAAACTGTCCTTGTTTCTAAGATGGTTACTCCGATGTTACTTAACTAAAGCAAATTAGTGATAGTACTCTCCTGATTTCTGTAGGTCAATTGCATTGTTTTCGATAAGACCGGGACTCTGACAGAGGGCAAGCCATTAGTTGTAAGCACAAGACTTTTGAAACAAATGGTGCTTCGCGACTTCTATGAACTGGTGGCTGCTGCTGAggtaattcaattttttttttttattctttctgAAAACTGGCAGGCTTTCGTcgtttttctttcttcttctgtTAACTCAGTATTAGTTCCCTGTTGCTGATTAGTTACATCATACAAATTTGTATGAAGAATTACATCCTCCTGTAAGTTCAATATCTTTATCCCTCAAATTCTACATAAGTTTTAGCATAACCAAAACTATCCATTTATTAGAGACATTATGTGGAATCCATTTATTCACCGCATATTTACTATTCGATGTCTGAATCTCATAGCAATAGCTAAACATGTTGCGTACATTATTGGGGTCTTACAGTCTCAGATAGCCGAAGTCTGAAGCTGAGACTCACTCTGGCCTCAGACGCATGATAGAGTCGGGCTTGTATAAAAATTATAATGTTATGTTCAGGTCAATAGCGAGCATCCATTAGCAAAAGCAGTTGTCGAATATGCAAAGAAATTTAGAGAAGATGAGGAATACCAAATATGGCCAGAAGCAAGAGACTTTGCTGCCATCATCGGTCATGGTGTCAAGGCCATCGTTCAGAACAAGGAAATTCTTGTTGGAAACAAGGGATTGATGGTGGATCAAGGTATCACAGTGTCTATTGAGGCAGAGGAGTTGCTTGCTGAAGCTGAACGTATGGCTCAAACAGGTATCCTTGTATCGATTGAAGGTGAAGTGACAGGAGTAATAGCAATCTCTGATCCTTTGAAGCCAACTGCACATGCTGTTATTTCGATTTTGAAGTCCATGAATGTGAAGAGCATCATGGTGACTGGTGATAATAAGGGTACTGCAGATTCCATTGCTAGACAAGTTGGAATTGATACCGTCATTGCTGAAGCCAAGCCTGAGCAGAAAGCCGAGAAAATCAAGGAGTTACAGGTACAATTTAGATTGTTAATGGATTGATTGTCAATAAGAGTTTATCATTTTTCCCGGAAATTTCTATAGAAAACCATATGCCGTGCTCTTACGAACATCGATTCCAGGGCTGTTCTTGACTATGTTATGCGACTCAAGGATGAGTGTTGGACTTACTCTCACCTAAATGAGAATCGGTGTTTAGAACAAAAATTTTCTGAGTATTATAAAATGCAGGGGGAAGGATATACAGTGGCAATGGTAGGGGACGGCATAAATGACTCGCCTGCCTTAGTAGCTGCGGATGTCGGAATGGCGATTGGAGCTGGGACGGACATTGCCATCGAAGCAGCTGATATCGTCCTCATGAAGAGCAACTTAGAGGATGTAATAATTGCCATCGATCTCTCCAGGAAAACATTCTCCAGGATAAGATTGAACTATGTCTGGGCACTGGGGTACAATGTGCTTGGGATCCCTATTGCTGCCGGGATTCTGTTCCCTTCCACAAAGTTCCGGTTACCACCATGGATTGCAGGAGCTGCTATGGCTGCCTCATCAGTTAGTGTTGTTCTATGGTCCCTTCTGCTCAAGAATTACAAAAGGCCTAACAAGCTGGATAACCTTGAGGTTAGACAAATCAGGGTTGAATAAAATGTTTGCTGTAATATTGTAATGAATTGTGATTAATAAGAAAAAACTCTTCTGAAAATATGTAGATAGTGTTgtatacttcctccgttccattAAATTTGTGAATGTAATATAATGAACCTGGAGTTTCTTTTCCCAAGGGCACTATTATGAGATTTTTTGTACAATTTGTTTAAATCTTTGATGCATACTTGGCCAACTTTTTGTGGCAAAAAAAaagataattacataaattccgCTTTAAAATAACCTTAGATTTGAAGATGTGCAACGAAAATTTTCAGGATCCGTAACTGAACTCAACGTGGATGTTAATTTTTGTTACAAATGCATAAATTCAGAATAGAATTGTATTATCTACACTTTGAATAAGAGGGACATCTAATATCACATCTTCGAGCGCAATGCAGATGTATCCTTCTCACGTTGCTTCTGGAATTGAGCCTTGGCTTTGAAGAGAATAGCATGAACATCATCAAAATGAGGTCTAGTTGCAACCTTTGTAGCTTCAAACCACTCTTGAACTTTTTTGTATGGATGCAATATTCTATCGCGATCCTCATCATCCAAAATCTGTCATCAAACCCAACTAATGACATCCACTCTGACATGGCATTccgccaacaacaacaacatacttCAATGACATTCCGCCATTAAAAAAATTGACAAATTTGACGAGCCTGTATTGCTGGCGGGGGGAGTGGGGGCAAATGAGGCCTCTGACTCGGGCATGAAATTCAGCAATTGCTAAATTATCTGTCTCCCGCTAGAGATAATGATTTTTCCCCCGTGCCAATTTTCCGAGGTCCAACGAATTCGGCTCAACATTCGAGTAAAAACTTAGCCGTTTCCTAATTTTTGAAGTGTTGATAGGACATAGGACTCTTAGGGAGTACTATATTATCCATGAATTCTAAGGTAGAACCCCACTACTAGTGTGTAGTATTCAGAAAAAGATGAGAATAAGGATCAAGCAACTAAAAACTCGCAAAAACTAACGACGATAAAGTGCTCACCTCCAACTGCATTATCTCACAGACAAGGCTAAGATCTGCTATAGATGGCTGATAGCTACCCAGCAAGAACTTTCCACTCCCTTTGAGCCATATTCTTTCTAATTTTGACAAGGATGATTTCAATATATTCTCACCTTCTGCAGCAGCTTGAGGATTTACAGGTCGGCCAAATGCAGGAGCAAGTATAGTATTGAAAACATAGGTCACTGTATAACACGAGAAAGGTATCATAACAATATTGGTGGCACCAAATGACATACTAAAAGCACAAAACTAGACTAACCCAAATACTTATTAATGGATTCGTCTCAAAGATTAGACAGTCTCAAATGAGGTTTTGTGAATTTTCAAACTAATAGTAACTGTGTAACCAATCATATGCATAATTAATGATAAGGGGTCATAGGGTAGTGACATTGACTATTTGGTTCAAGGTCATTAAAGAAACCAAATAATTAAACAAGATAAGAAAGAAAGAGTACTTGAACCACGACGTAGATTTAAGTGATGCCAATCCAAAACTGAATGGATCTTAGCCCGCTTGGAAAGATCAGCAGGATACCTTGAACACAAAAGATGACGAATTCAATACCTGGCCCACATCGATGAAAAATTCCAGGAGTAATTTAAAACATAATGCATGCAGGTAGCCAGGCACTCTGAACACGTACTCGCTCGATCCCATATTTTTATTGTCCCTATTTACCTTT contains the following coding sequences:
- the LOC141653559 gene encoding putative copper-transporting ATPase HMA5: MAAAKFFTFSCLRNESNLSPRPHYPSMLKYPKGVSTNEGKNIEIQGSECKALFSVNGMTCSACAGSVEKAIKRLPGIREAVVDVLNNRALVFFYPSFVNEEQIRETIEDVGFEAALIEDDSGEGTTQICRLQIKRMTCTTCANSVEASLLAVNGVKKAQVALATEEAEIQYDPKVVSYSEILEAVEDSGFEAILISTGEDISKVHLKVDGVSSDHSWRTVESSLQALPGVQTVDMDETLNKISLAYKPDMTGPRTFIEVIESMGSGSFKAMIYPDERGKDSHKQEQIKQYYQSFVWSLIFTIPVFLTSMVFMYIPGIKHAFDTKVVKMLTVGELLRWILSTPVQFVIGWRFYTGSYKALRHGSANMDVLIALGTNAAYFYSVYTVLRAATSKHFEGTDFFETSAMLISFVLLGKYLEVLAKGKTSAAIAKLMDLAPETATLLTLDPNGNVLTEKEIDSRLIQKNDVLKVIPGAKVACDGIVTWGQSYVNESMITGESRPVPKRKGDVVIGGTVNQNGVLHVKATRVGSESALSQIVRLVESAQMAKAPVQKLADRISTFFVPLVIFLSVFTWLAWFLAGKFHSYPKSWIPSSMDSFELALQFGISVMVIACPCALGLATPTAVMVGTGIGASQGILIKGGQALETAHKVNCIVFDKTGTLTEGKPLVVSTRLLKQMVLRDFYELVAAAEVNSEHPLAKAVVEYAKKFREDEEYQIWPEARDFAAIIGHGVKAIVQNKEILVGNKGLMVDQGITVSIEAEELLAEAERMAQTGILVSIEGEVTGVIAISDPLKPTAHAVISILKSMNVKSIMVTGDNKGTADSIARQVGIDTVIAEAKPEQKAEKIKELQGEGYTVAMVGDGINDSPALVAADVGMAIGAGTDIAIEAADIVLMKSNLEDVIIAIDLSRKTFSRIRLNYVWALGYNVLGIPIAAGILFPSTKFRLPPWIAGAAMAASSVSVVLWSLLLKNYKRPNKLDNLEVRQIRVE
- the LOC141653560 gene encoding glutathione S-transferase T1-like: MTLKLYVDRMSQPSRALLIFCKINKIDFEEVKIDLSKQKHLSPEFSAINPMRQVPAIVDGRFKLSESHAILIYLSCAFPGVADHWYPADLSKRAKIHSVLDWHHLNLRRGSMTYVFNTILAPAFGRPVNPQAAAEGENILKSSLSKLERIWLKGSGKFLLGSYQPSIADLSLVCEIMQLEILDDEDRDRILHPYKKVQEWFEATKVATRPHFDDVHAILFKAKAQFQKQREKDTSALRSKM